From a single Marinobacter sp. SS13-12 genomic region:
- a CDS encoding sodium:calcium antiporter: MIPLDPENWSLLQGIIVFCVCAAVIALAGTRITRIVDQLADRTGIGEAAAGAVLLGASTSLGGSVLSVTAAWNGHAELAVSNALGGIAVQTFFLAVADMVYRRANLEHAAASVPNMMQNGLLICLLSLILFAPYLPEYTIAGVHPVTPVMLGVYIYGIYLVRGANESPMWRPSITRDTREDEPDDVTVMPTLFRLSVEFLLLMAVLGVAGWTLEPAATVIAAKTNLTQTVVGVMLTAISTSIPELVTSIAAVRRGALTLAVGGIIGGNAFDTLFTAASDIAYREGSIYHAMPEDSKFWAVLTLLMSGVLMMGLIRRERHGIGQIGMESLVIMVLYVLGVVLLLAGG, translated from the coding sequence ATGATTCCATTGGATCCGGAAAACTGGAGTCTGCTCCAAGGTATTATCGTTTTTTGCGTGTGTGCTGCGGTTATTGCCCTGGCAGGCACGCGTATAACCCGGATTGTGGACCAGCTGGCGGATCGCACCGGCATAGGCGAAGCTGCTGCAGGGGCGGTGCTGTTGGGTGCGTCCACGTCACTGGGTGGGTCCGTGCTTTCGGTGACGGCGGCCTGGAACGGCCATGCTGAACTGGCGGTGAGCAACGCCCTGGGCGGTATCGCGGTGCAGACGTTCTTCCTGGCAGTGGCGGATATGGTGTATCGCCGCGCCAATCTTGAGCATGCCGCGGCATCGGTTCCGAACATGATGCAGAACGGGCTGCTGATCTGCCTGCTGTCACTGATCCTCTTCGCACCCTACCTGCCGGAGTACACCATTGCCGGCGTTCATCCGGTAACGCCGGTCATGCTGGGTGTCTATATCTATGGTATCTACCTGGTACGTGGTGCAAACGAGTCACCCATGTGGCGGCCCTCCATTACCCGGGACACGCGGGAGGACGAGCCCGACGACGTGACCGTCATGCCGACGCTGTTCCGGCTCTCGGTCGAGTTTCTTTTGCTGATGGCAGTACTGGGTGTTGCCGGCTGGACACTGGAGCCGGCCGCAACGGTGATTGCGGCCAAAACCAACCTGACACAGACGGTTGTCGGGGTCATGTTGACGGCCATCAGTACCTCGATTCCCGAGTTGGTGACCTCCATTGCGGCAGTTCGACGCGGTGCGCTCACGCTTGCAGTCGGCGGCATCATCGGAGGCAATGCCTTCGACACCCTGTTTACGGCGGCCTCAGACATCGCCTACCGGGAAGGCTCGATTTACCATGCCATGCCGGAGGACTCGAAGTTCTGGGCGGTTCTGACCCTGCTGATGTCCGGGGTTCTGATGATGGGGCTGATTCGCCGTGAGCGCCACGGCATCGGCCAGATCGGGATGGAAAGCCTGGTTATTATGGTTCTCTATGTGCTGGGCGTGGTGTTGCTTCTGGCAGGCGGCTAG
- a CDS encoding NlpC/P60 family protein, which produces MLPLLTILVALSLAGCASNQNLPSTTWQPSGEAPTASDSARADRLWQVFDRYEGTPYRYGGTSANGFDCSGFIATAFDEALGRQLPRTTSQMLAAGDVVGRDQLKAGDLVFFRIKGKDQHAGIYMGGDSFIHSSTSIGVTHSSLNGYYWRDRFSQARRFD; this is translated from the coding sequence ATGCTTCCACTTCTCACCATTCTGGTAGCACTCAGCCTGGCTGGCTGTGCCAGCAATCAGAACCTTCCGTCCACCACCTGGCAGCCTTCCGGTGAAGCCCCCACTGCCAGTGACTCGGCGAGGGCGGATCGGTTATGGCAGGTTTTCGACCGCTACGAGGGTACCCCCTACCGTTACGGCGGCACTTCCGCCAATGGCTTCGACTGTTCTGGCTTCATTGCGACCGCCTTTGACGAAGCCCTTGGGCGGCAGTTACCCCGCACCACCTCCCAGATGCTCGCAGCCGGAGACGTGGTGGGGCGCGATCAGCTAAAGGCCGGTGACCTGGTGTTTTTCCGCATCAAGGGCAAGGACCAGCATGCCGGAATCTACATGGGTGGTGACAGTTTCATTCACTCATCCACATCGATTGGCGTGACCCACTCGTCGCTCAACGGTTATTACTGGCGTGACCGTTTCAGCCAGGCAAGGCGGTTCGACTAG
- a CDS encoding bifunctional GNAT family N-acetyltransferase/carbon-nitrogen hydrolase family protein produces MSPPFSDKTQRLYVRNAAISDIPGIIALSLRVYEGTGMYGYTAGPLTGQINTFPEGQFVAMLGDRVVGYCATFRIGEDVALSPHDWTEITGNGYASRHDPEGEWLYGMEVCVDPDCRGYRIGERLYNERKNLCQSLGLQGVVFAGRLPTLARRLKKFESVEAYVEAIKAKKQRDPVLSFQLHNGFEIHGIIPHYLDADHASLGYGIHLVWRNPKVVRSDDNGKRKRYGRRVPDTVRIGTVQYQQRRVASFEEFSDIVRYFVDVVSTYKGDFVVFPELFTLQLLSIESREGTPAEAIEAVTEYAEPFRNLMRDLALRHNINIIGGSTPVKEEDGRVRNVAYVFLRDGQVFSQPKIHPTPNEAYWWNITGGNRVTAIETDCGPIGVLVCYDAEFPELTRHLVDQGIQILFVPFCTDERQSYLRVRYCCQARAVENQLFVIMSGNVGNLPNVPNMELQYGQSCILTPCDFPFARDGIAADTTPNVETVAFADLRPETLITARNSGTVKNLKDRRHDLYTVNWRGQ; encoded by the coding sequence ATGAGCCCTCCCTTCTCTGACAAGACCCAGCGCCTTTACGTAAGAAACGCCGCTATCAGCGATATTCCCGGCATCATTGCCCTGAGCCTGCGTGTTTATGAAGGAACCGGAATGTATGGCTACACCGCAGGCCCACTGACCGGGCAGATCAACACCTTTCCGGAAGGGCAGTTTGTCGCCATGCTCGGTGACCGAGTGGTGGGCTACTGCGCTACCTTCCGCATCGGTGAGGATGTGGCGCTTTCCCCCCATGACTGGACCGAGATTACCGGTAATGGCTACGCCTCACGGCACGACCCGGAAGGGGAGTGGCTGTACGGCATGGAGGTCTGTGTGGACCCGGACTGCCGTGGCTACCGGATTGGTGAACGCCTGTACAACGAGCGCAAGAACCTGTGCCAGTCTCTGGGACTACAGGGGGTGGTGTTTGCAGGCAGGTTGCCGACCCTGGCCAGGCGTCTGAAAAAGTTTGAGTCGGTAGAAGCCTACGTGGAGGCCATAAAAGCCAAGAAACAGCGCGATCCAGTGCTGTCGTTCCAGCTGCATAATGGCTTCGAAATCCATGGCATTATTCCCCACTACCTGGATGCCGACCATGCCTCCCTTGGTTACGGCATCCACCTGGTCTGGCGTAACCCGAAGGTGGTCCGCAGTGACGACAACGGCAAGCGTAAACGCTATGGCAGACGGGTGCCCGATACCGTGCGGATCGGCACCGTGCAATACCAGCAGCGCCGGGTGGCGTCGTTCGAGGAGTTCAGCGATATTGTCAGGTACTTTGTAGACGTGGTGTCCACCTACAAGGGCGACTTTGTGGTATTCCCGGAGCTGTTCACCCTGCAGTTGCTGTCCATCGAAAGCCGCGAAGGCACCCCTGCGGAAGCCATCGAGGCGGTAACGGAATACGCTGAGCCCTTCCGCAACTTGATGCGGGACCTGGCCCTGCGGCACAACATCAACATTATTGGCGGTTCCACCCCGGTAAAGGAAGAGGACGGCAGGGTTCGCAATGTCGCCTACGTGTTCCTGCGGGATGGCCAGGTGTTTTCCCAGCCCAAAATTCATCCCACACCGAACGAGGCCTATTGGTGGAATATCACCGGCGGCAACCGTGTTACCGCCATTGAAACCGATTGCGGGCCCATCGGCGTGCTGGTCTGTTATGACGCCGAATTCCCCGAACTGACCCGCCACCTGGTGGACCAGGGAATCCAGATACTGTTCGTACCCTTCTGTACCGACGAGCGCCAGAGCTACCTGAGGGTCCGCTATTGTTGCCAGGCCCGGGCGGTGGAAAACCAGCTGTTTGTGATCATGTCCGGCAATGTGGGCAACCTGCCCAATGTACCCAACATGGAGTTACAGTATGGCCAGAGCTGCATCCTGACACCCTGTGATTTCCCGTTTGCCCGCGACGGAATTGCCGCGGATACCACGCCTAACGTAGAGACGGTCGCTTTCGCTGACCTGCGGCCGGAAACACTGATTACCGCCCGCAACAGCGGTACGGTCAAGAACCTGAAGGATCGCCGGCATGACCTCTACACAGTGAACTGGCGCGGACAGTAA
- a CDS encoding YdbH domain-containing protein yields the protein MARSMKLRRFLLWLLALLVLLSLAGAWYARVTWEEWQQLNSIRNLEWQGVDVSLAGVQLARFSVIQMRDGQPWSAVGEELSLGWSWHWYGPMPDVVRVGRLTVDIPSWPGRREEAASSAAPGDPLRNLPAWLPDNIDIGELVLTLPDGIRATGDLAVSRLSVPGEREVVTRAMKVEAPIAGVTLEGWELHEGQANLVFAGKANEHSATLDFMEETYLELAGLHAPDNAAQLDKVRASLAGTKLTTGHSLQPMALESLVVSGPAVATAAAIRHPQLLPQPWRLDGRLTGSLEALSLDGRLSSGAGTSADIAFSFPFEGSPALDAQITAAGAKGHRTLADTFAAWPEELEIGEGSLEASLGLRFPSAGVRMQGEISFDGIGGLFSRTAWTGLDGNVVIEFAGDQLDARTSGITVDTVNPGIALSNIRIAGGYRSTTEQVAAGTLVLGRATAELLGGSVRIEPGEWQLAERPLQFPLELSGIELSQLMQVYPAEGLAGSGILRGTVPLRISEQGVSIDAGKVEAVAPGGTLKLPADRLRGMAQNNEAMALVVQAMDNFNYTVLNSTVDYEEDGTLVLGLRLEGSSPEVRDGHPIVLNINLEEDIPALLTSLQLSGRVNEAVTEKVRNLMQKRDAQGQSNGSGN from the coding sequence ATGGCCCGCTCGATGAAGCTACGTCGATTTCTGCTCTGGTTGCTGGCGCTGCTTGTGCTGCTATCACTTGCCGGGGCCTGGTATGCCCGCGTCACCTGGGAGGAGTGGCAGCAATTAAACAGTATCCGCAACCTTGAATGGCAAGGGGTTGATGTATCGCTGGCCGGTGTTCAACTGGCGCGTTTTTCAGTAATCCAGATGCGGGATGGTCAGCCCTGGTCTGCCGTGGGTGAGGAACTGTCACTGGGTTGGAGCTGGCACTGGTATGGCCCGATGCCGGATGTGGTGCGTGTCGGGCGGTTAACGGTGGATATCCCGTCATGGCCCGGCCGCCGCGAGGAGGCAGCGTCCTCGGCGGCTCCCGGTGACCCTCTCCGCAATTTACCGGCCTGGCTGCCTGACAATATAGATATTGGCGAGCTTGTTCTCACGCTCCCGGATGGTATACGTGCCACCGGGGATCTCGCCGTCTCACGGCTCTCGGTGCCTGGGGAAAGGGAAGTTGTCACCCGTGCCATGAAGGTAGAGGCTCCGATTGCAGGGGTGACCCTGGAGGGCTGGGAGCTCCACGAGGGGCAGGCCAACCTGGTGTTTGCCGGCAAAGCCAACGAGCACTCCGCCACTCTGGACTTCATGGAAGAAACGTATCTTGAACTCGCCGGGCTTCATGCCCCGGACAACGCTGCACAACTGGACAAGGTCAGGGCCAGTCTGGCGGGCACAAAACTGACGACCGGGCATAGCCTGCAGCCAATGGCGCTGGAGAGTCTGGTTGTGTCGGGCCCTGCGGTAGCAACGGCAGCCGCTATTCGCCATCCGCAGTTGCTGCCGCAACCCTGGCGCCTTGACGGCCGGCTGACGGGTAGCCTTGAAGCCCTGAGTCTTGACGGCAGGCTCTCTTCAGGCGCTGGTACCAGTGCTGATATCGCCTTCAGCTTTCCGTTTGAGGGCTCGCCAGCCCTTGATGCCCAAATCACAGCCGCCGGCGCAAAAGGACACCGTACCCTGGCCGATACCTTTGCTGCCTGGCCGGAGGAGCTTGAGATTGGAGAGGGCAGCCTCGAGGCAAGCCTGGGGCTGCGCTTTCCATCCGCCGGCGTGCGGATGCAGGGAGAAATCAGCTTTGACGGCATTGGTGGCCTGTTCTCAAGAACGGCCTGGACCGGTCTTGATGGCAATGTGGTCATTGAATTTGCAGGAGACCAGCTGGATGCCCGCACGTCCGGTATAACGGTCGACACTGTCAATCCGGGCATTGCCCTGAGTAATATCCGGATTGCGGGTGGCTATCGCTCGACCACGGAACAGGTTGCAGCCGGTACCCTGGTGCTGGGCCGGGCCACTGCAGAGCTACTGGGAGGCAGCGTCCGGATTGAGCCGGGAGAGTGGCAGCTTGCAGAAAGGCCACTGCAGTTCCCCCTGGAACTCAGTGGCATTGAATTATCGCAGCTGATGCAGGTATATCCCGCGGAGGGGCTTGCCGGCAGCGGGATTCTTCGGGGCACAGTCCCGCTGCGGATCAGCGAGCAGGGTGTCAGTATCGATGCCGGAAAGGTTGAAGCGGTGGCCCCCGGTGGCACACTGAAGCTGCCGGCAGATCGGCTGAGAGGCATGGCACAGAACAACGAGGCCATGGCTCTGGTGGTGCAGGCGATGGATAACTTTAACTACACCGTCCTCAACAGCACGGTAGACTATGAGGAGGACGGTACGCTAGTGCTGGGGTTGCGCCTTGAAGGCAGCAGCCCCGAGGTGCGCGACGGACACCCGATCGTACTCAACATCAACCTGGAAGAAGATATTCCGGCGTTGCTGACCAGCCTGCAGCTCAGTGGCCGGGTCAATGAAGCGGTGACAGAGAAGGTGCGCAACCTGATGCAGAAACGGGATGCACAAGGCCAGTCGAACGGGTCGGGCAATTAA
- a CDS encoding YnbE family lipoprotein, whose translation MDRYTPGSLPGKSGNTLVMLALALSVAACTPTVRMEAPKEPITVNLNVKIQHEIYVKVDKDVDELFGEKGLF comes from the coding sequence ATGGACAGATACACGCCGGGCAGTTTACCCGGGAAAAGTGGTAATACGCTGGTGATGCTGGCGCTTGCCCTCAGTGTGGCGGCCTGCACGCCCACGGTGCGGATGGAAGCACCGAAGGAGCCCATCACGGTGAATCTTAACGTCAAGATCCAGCATGAAATCTACGTGAAGGTGGATAAAGACGTGGATGAACTCTTCGGCGAGAAGGGGTTGTTCTGA
- a CDS encoding YdbL family protein gives MKRFVQLGALILVLCLAMPAFSMGLEEAKSQLDTAKQQGLVGETPTGYLEVVKADGNARGIVDAINKARRTEYARIAEKHDIPVTQVETVAGQKALEKTPAGQYILVDGEWVRK, from the coding sequence ATGAAACGGTTTGTTCAACTCGGTGCATTGATCCTCGTGCTTTGCCTGGCCATGCCCGCATTCTCGATGGGGCTGGAGGAGGCCAAAAGCCAGTTGGATACGGCCAAGCAGCAGGGCCTGGTGGGAGAAACTCCAACCGGTTATCTGGAGGTGGTCAAGGCAGACGGCAATGCCCGCGGCATTGTCGACGCCATCAACAAGGCCCGGCGGACCGAGTACGCCCGTATTGCAGAAAAACACGATATTCCGGTCACCCAGGTAGAAACGGTGGCTGGCCAGAAAGCACTGGAAAAAACTCCGGCGGGGCAGTACATCCTGGTGGATGGCGAGTGGGTCAGAAAATAG
- a CDS encoding PA4780 family RIO1-like protein kinase — MKIPKRLQPLVDDGMVDEVLYQLMSGKEAEVFVVRCGDSVRCAKVYKEAQKRSFKQAVQYQEGRKVRNTRRARAMGKKTRYGQKEQEDAWLNAEVDALYRLAGAGVRVPQPFGFVDGVLLMEMIADGEGKAAPQLGEVTLTPEQARAYHGKVIADVVRMLSVGLIHGDLSEFNVLVDTTGPVIIDLPQAVNASGNNSAEQMLERDVDNMRRYFGKFAPDLLNTDYGKEIWALYEAGDLHPDSRLTGCFEHDTESADVDELMAVIDAAKEEERERQERARDAEEGED; from the coding sequence ATGAAGATACCGAAACGATTACAGCCCCTTGTCGATGATGGCATGGTGGACGAAGTGTTGTACCAGTTGATGAGTGGCAAGGAAGCCGAGGTGTTCGTTGTGCGCTGTGGCGACAGTGTGCGCTGCGCCAAGGTCTACAAAGAGGCGCAGAAGCGCAGCTTCAAGCAGGCCGTGCAATACCAGGAAGGCCGCAAGGTTCGTAACACTCGCCGTGCCCGTGCCATGGGCAAGAAAACCCGGTACGGCCAGAAGGAACAGGAAGACGCCTGGCTGAACGCCGAGGTAGATGCCCTGTACCGGCTGGCCGGCGCCGGTGTGCGTGTGCCGCAACCGTTCGGGTTTGTGGATGGCGTGCTGTTGATGGAAATGATTGCCGATGGAGAAGGCAAGGCCGCACCGCAGCTGGGGGAGGTAACACTGACGCCAGAGCAGGCACGGGCCTACCACGGCAAGGTCATTGCCGACGTGGTGCGCATGCTCAGCGTCGGGCTGATCCACGGCGACCTTTCAGAATTCAATGTGCTGGTGGACACCACCGGCCCGGTCATTATCGACCTGCCCCAGGCGGTTAACGCGTCCGGAAATAACAGCGCCGAGCAGATGCTGGAGCGGGACGTGGACAACATGCGCCGCTATTTCGGCAAGTTTGCACCGGACCTGCTGAATACCGATTACGGCAAAGAAATCTGGGCGCTTTACGAGGCCGGTGACCTGCACCCTGACAGCCGGCTTACCGGTTGCTTCGAGCATGACACGGAAAGCGCGGACGTGGACGAGCTTATGGCGGTTATTGATGCCGCCAAAGAGGAAGAGCGTGAGCGTCAGGAGCGCGCCCGGGATGCCGAGGAAGGCGAAGACTAG
- a CDS encoding SDR family oxidoreductase: MNNDPVMLITGASSGIGEATARAAQKAGYRLVLSARSEDRLKQLQTELGGSERVMIARCDVQSMDDQQAMVDNAMATFGQIDAVFVNAGRGGEPGGFSGADHEVWKDMILTNIYGAGLTVQCCLPALRKSRGHLLLTGSAAGRVTIPGSMYSATKWAVSAIGYGVREELRGSGVRVTLVEPGMVDTPFFDESPANALKPDDIARAVMYAVAQPAHVDVNEILVRPTPPVE, translated from the coding sequence ATGAATAACGATCCGGTTATGCTGATTACTGGTGCCTCATCCGGGATTGGCGAGGCAACGGCACGCGCCGCGCAAAAGGCGGGTTATCGCCTGGTTCTGTCAGCCCGCTCTGAAGACAGGCTGAAGCAGCTGCAAACCGAACTCGGCGGCAGCGAGCGGGTAATGATCGCCCGCTGTGATGTTCAGAGCATGGACGACCAGCAGGCCATGGTCGACAACGCCATGGCGACGTTCGGGCAGATTGACGCGGTGTTTGTGAACGCAGGCCGCGGTGGTGAGCCCGGTGGTTTCAGTGGTGCAGATCATGAAGTCTGGAAAGACATGATCCTGACCAATATTTACGGGGCCGGGTTGACCGTTCAGTGCTGCCTGCCGGCGCTACGCAAAAGCCGTGGCCACCTGCTGCTGACCGGCTCTGCCGCTGGCCGGGTGACCATACCGGGCTCCATGTACAGTGCCACCAAATGGGCAGTGTCGGCGATCGGTTATGGCGTGAGAGAAGAACTGCGGGGCTCGGGCGTTCGTGTCACCCTCGTTGAACCGGGGATGGTGGATACACCGTTCTTTGACGAGAGCCCGGCGAACGCCCTCAAGCCGGACGATATCGCCCGGGCGGTCATGTATGCCGTAGCCCAGCCTGCGCATGTGGATGTCAATGAAATCCTGGTGCGGCCAACGCCGCCCGTGGAATAG
- a CDS encoding ribbon-helix-helix domain-containing protein — protein sequence MCKLFVHADSDLWVSRTHSLRIDGMVTSIRMENAFWNALTEIAARDGMNLPQMITKLYHESIDAGHDLGNFTSFLRVCAMRYLALQLSGDIPRDIQVPIASLDADKILSRNIDQKPPSEATH from the coding sequence ATGTGCAAACTCTTCGTCCACGCGGATTCCGATCTCTGGGTCAGCCGCACCCACTCCCTGCGTATTGATGGCATGGTCACCAGCATTCGCATGGAGAACGCCTTCTGGAATGCACTCACGGAAATCGCCGCCCGGGATGGCATGAACCTGCCCCAGATGATCACAAAGCTCTACCACGAATCCATCGACGCAGGGCACGATCTGGGCAACTTCACCTCTTTCCTGCGGGTATGTGCCATGCGTTACCTCGCGCTGCAACTCAGCGGCGACATCCCCCGCGACATCCAGGTACCCATAGCCTCACTGGATGCGGACAAGATCCTGTCCAGGAACATCGACCAGAAGCCGCCCAGCGAAGCAACTCACTGA
- a CDS encoding DJ-1/PfpI family protein yields the protein MSGKKILMITGDFTEDYETMVPFQALQAVGHTVHAVCPDKKSGDTVATAIHDFEGDQTYSEKPGHRFALNADFAGLNPADYDALVVPGGRAPEYLRLNDDVKKLVRHFFETDKPVAAICHGAQLLAAAGVLEGRECSAYPACQPEVELAGGRFAAIDVDAAVTDGNLVTAPAWPAHPQWLAQFFKLLDK from the coding sequence ATGAGCGGTAAAAAGATACTGATGATTACCGGTGATTTCACCGAGGATTACGAAACCATGGTGCCTTTCCAGGCACTTCAGGCCGTGGGCCACACGGTCCATGCAGTCTGTCCGGACAAGAAGTCGGGAGACACCGTGGCCACGGCCATCCACGATTTTGAAGGCGACCAGACATACTCCGAAAAGCCTGGCCACCGGTTTGCCCTGAATGCGGACTTTGCCGGCCTCAACCCTGCCGATTACGATGCTCTGGTCGTGCCCGGTGGCCGCGCCCCGGAATATCTGCGCCTGAACGACGACGTGAAAAAGCTGGTGCGCCACTTCTTCGAGACCGACAAACCGGTGGCGGCCATCTGCCATGGTGCTCAGCTACTGGCAGCCGCAGGCGTGCTTGAAGGCCGCGAGTGTTCCGCCTACCCGGCCTGCCAGCCGGAAGTGGAACTGGCCGGGGGCCGCTTCGCCGCCATCGACGTTGACGCCGCGGTGACCGATGGTAATCTGGTGACAGCACCGGCATGGCCGGCCCACCCTCAATGGCTGGCACAGTTCTTCAAACTGCTGGACAAGTGA